GATGCCGAAGGGGGCTTTAAATCAAAATTAAATACACCTTTTGCCAATCAATGGATGACATCCTTAAACACAAGCACCACCTTATGGAAATATGTTTTACTATATGGCGATGTGGGATTGGTTAAAAACAAATTTGATAATACACGTTTTGTTTATGACTCTGGCATTAGGATTAATTTAGTGACCGATTATTTTGAAATTTACCTACCACTATACTCAAACTTAGGTTGGGAAATAGGTCAACCAAATTACGACCAGAAAATACGATTTAAATTTACCGTAGACCCTCAATCACTTTTAGGTTTATTTAGACGTCGTTGGTACTAAATGTTAAAACCATTATATAATAATTAGTTTATTTGAAATTCTATTGAATAATTGATGATTTAAAATTTGAAAATTTAAAATTTTTAAGAATTTCATAATTAATTGCTTTGATATTTTAATTGTAAAACCCGCAAACTTTAACTACTTTTGCAGAAGTTAAAGCATTTCACTTATGCACACTATTCCAGACTTAAAAAACAATATATCATTTGAAGATTTTAAAACAGAAGTTTTAAACGATTATGAAATCGCTGTAAAAAGTCGTGAATGTAGTTTATTAGGTCGCCGTGAAGTATTAACAGGTAAGGCTAAATTTGGGATTTTTGGAGACGGAAAAGAAGTGCCTCAATTAGCCATGGCAAAAGCCTTTAAAAAAGGTGATTGGCGCTCGGGATATTACCGAGACCAAACATTTATGATGGCTTTAGGCGAACTTACTATCGAACAGTTTTTTGCTGGTTTATATGCCAATACAGATTTAGAATTAGAGCCTATGTCTGCTGGCAGGCAAATGGGCGGACATTTTGCAACCCATAGTCTAAACAGCGATGGTAGTTGGAAAAACTTAGCAAAACAATACAACTCTAGTGCCGATATATCCCCTACTTCTGCTCAAATGCCTCGTTTATTAGGGCTGGCACAAGCTTCTAAAGTTTTCAGGCAAGTAGAAGGTATTAATGCTTCTAACTTTTCAATTAATGGAAACGAAGTCGCTTGGGGTACCATCGGAAATGCAAGTACTAGCGAAGGATTGTTTTTTGAAACCATAAATGCAGCAGGTGTTTTACAAGTCCCTTTAATTATTAGTATTTGGGACGATGAATACGGTATTTCGGTACATGCCAAGCATCAAACAACTAAAGAAAATATTTCAGAAATTCTAAAAGGTTTTCAAAGAAATGATAAACAAAAAGGTTTTGAAATATTACGGGTTAAAGGTTGGAATTATGCCAATCTAGTAGAAACCTACCAAGAAGCTGCTGTTATAGCTCGAGAAGAACATGTGCCCGTTTTAATACATGTTCTAGAATTAACACAACCCCAAGGGCACTCTACGTCTGGTTCGCACGAGCGTTATAAAAATGCTGAGCGATTAGCTTGGGAAGCCAACCACGATTGCAACGCCAAAATGCGTGAATGGATTATTGAAAGCGGCATTGCAACCAACGAATCCCTTTTAGAAATTGAAAGAACCATAAAGCGCGAGGTACGAGAGGCTAAAAAAAATGCTTGGAATACCTTTTTAAAACCCGTACTAAAAGAACAAGGCGAATTAGTTTCCATTTTAAAACAAGTAGCACCTCAAAGCGCTAACGGTATTTTTATAGAAAAAATAAAAGATAATTTAGCTGCCATTGATGAACCTACGCGAAAAGATATTTTATCAAGCGCAAGAAAAACCTTAGTACATATTATTAAAGAATCTTTTCCAGAAAAAGAATTACTTAGCAATTGGATTAACAAAGCC
This genomic window from Mariniflexile sp. TRM1-10 contains:
- a CDS encoding alpha-ketoacid dehydrogenase subunit alpha/beta codes for the protein MHTIPDLKNNISFEDFKTEVLNDYEIAVKSRECSLLGRREVLTGKAKFGIFGDGKEVPQLAMAKAFKKGDWRSGYYRDQTFMMALGELTIEQFFAGLYANTDLELEPMSAGRQMGGHFATHSLNSDGSWKNLAKQYNSSADISPTSAQMPRLLGLAQASKVFRQVEGINASNFSINGNEVAWGTIGNASTSEGLFFETINAAGVLQVPLIISIWDDEYGISVHAKHQTTKENISEILKGFQRNDKQKGFEILRVKGWNYANLVETYQEAAVIAREEHVPVLIHVLELTQPQGHSTSGSHERYKNAERLAWEANHDCNAKMREWIIESGIATNESLLEIERTIKREVREAKKNAWNTFLKPVLKEQGELVSILKQVAPQSANGIFIEKIKDNLAAIDEPTRKDILSSARKTLVHIIKESFPEKELLSNWINKAFENIQPNFSSHLYSETNRSNILIKEVKPTYDENAELVDGRIILRDNFDSIFSNYPEALIFGEDTGNIGDVNQGLEGLQEKYGELRVADVGIREATIVGQGIGMSLRGLRPIAEIQYLDYILYAIQIISDDLATTHYRTKGKQKAPLIIRTRGHRLEGIWHSGSQMGGILNLVRGVNVLVPRSMTKAAGFYNTLLKGDDPAIVVECLNGYRLKERKPNNLNAIQTPIGVVETVKEGADITLVSYGSTLRIVEQVAKDLMALGIDAEVIDVQSLLPFDLNHDIVKSIKKTNRLMVIDEDVPGGASAYILNEILNVQNAYQYLDSQPKTLTAKAHRPAYGNDGDYFSKPSADDIFEAVYGVMHEVNPSIFPKLR